In one Cupriavidus taiwanensis genomic region, the following are encoded:
- a CDS encoding substrate-binding domain-containing protein gives MHRTPHALRALALAAALLGAGAALAKDIRIAHVYDKTGALEAYAKQTQTGLMMGLEYATNGTMAVNGNKLVVIEKDTQGKPDVAKAQLAAAYSDDRADLAVGPTSSGTALAMLPVAEEYKKVLLVEPAVADSITGDKWNRYIFRTGRNSSQDAISNAVALDKPGVQIATLAQDYAFGRDGVKAFKGALKHAKIVHEEYLPTNTTDFTAGAQRLFDALKDKPGRKVIFIIWAGAGNPFKIADLDPKRYGIEIATGGNILPAMASYKNFPGMEGATYYYFGIPKNKANEWLVSNHYSKFKAPPDFFTAGGMSAGIALVEALKKTNGDTGTDKLITAMEGMSFETPKGRMTFRKEDHQAMQSMYHFKIKVDPAFAWGVPELVREIKPEEMNVPVRNHR, from the coding sequence CTACGACAAGACCGGCGCGCTCGAGGCCTATGCCAAGCAGACCCAGACCGGCCTGATGATGGGCCTGGAATACGCCACCAACGGCACCATGGCCGTCAACGGCAACAAGCTGGTGGTGATCGAGAAAGACACCCAGGGCAAGCCGGACGTGGCCAAGGCCCAACTGGCCGCGGCCTACAGCGACGACCGCGCCGACCTCGCGGTGGGTCCGACTTCATCGGGCACGGCGCTGGCGATGCTGCCGGTGGCCGAGGAATACAAGAAAGTGCTGCTGGTCGAGCCCGCCGTGGCCGACTCCATCACCGGCGACAAGTGGAACCGCTATATCTTCCGCACCGGCCGCAATTCGTCGCAGGACGCGATTTCGAACGCGGTGGCGCTGGACAAGCCGGGCGTGCAGATCGCCACGCTGGCGCAGGACTATGCCTTCGGCCGCGACGGCGTCAAGGCGTTCAAGGGCGCGCTGAAGCACGCGAAGATCGTGCACGAGGAATACCTGCCGACCAACACCACCGACTTCACCGCGGGCGCGCAGCGGTTGTTCGATGCGCTCAAGGACAAGCCTGGCCGCAAGGTGATCTTCATCATCTGGGCCGGCGCCGGCAACCCGTTCAAGATCGCCGACCTGGACCCCAAGCGCTACGGCATCGAGATCGCCACCGGCGGCAACATCCTGCCCGCGATGGCCAGCTACAAGAACTTCCCGGGCATGGAGGGGGCCACGTACTACTACTTCGGCATTCCCAAGAACAAGGCCAACGAGTGGCTGGTGTCCAACCACTACAGCAAGTTCAAGGCGCCGCCCGATTTCTTCACCGCCGGCGGCATGAGCGCGGGCATCGCGCTGGTCGAGGCCCTGAAGAAGACCAACGGCGATACCGGCACCGACAAGCTGATCACGGCGATGGAGGGCATGTCGTTCGAGACCCCGAAGGGCAGGATGACCTTCCGCAAGGAAGACCACCAGGCGATGCAGTCGATGTACCACTTCAAGATCAAGGTGGACCCGGCCTTTGCCTGGGGCGTGCCGGAACTCGTGCGCGAGATCAAGCCCGAGGAAATGAACGTGCCCGTGCGCAACCACCGCTGA
- a CDS encoding ABC transporter ATP-binding protein, whose product MLETRGLTIRFGGHVAVNAVSCAFRPGELTCIVGPNGAGKTTYFNLISGQLPPTAGQILLDGEDVTRLPVSQKTRRGIGRAFQLTSLFPQLSVLENVRLAVQARQQRGIDLFSMWSRQPDLQAQAMAILERVALAGKRHLAVASLPHGDQRKLEVGILLALQPRVFMFDEPTAGMSVDEVPVILDLIRELRQDRSKTVLLVEHKMDVVRSLADRIIVLHNGTLVADGDPAGVIASPVVQQAYLGLPEEEGSHG is encoded by the coding sequence CTGCTGGAAACGCGCGGGCTCACCATCCGCTTTGGCGGCCACGTCGCCGTCAATGCGGTGTCGTGCGCGTTCCGGCCCGGCGAGCTGACCTGCATCGTCGGCCCCAACGGCGCCGGCAAGACCACGTATTTCAACCTGATCTCGGGACAGTTGCCGCCCACTGCCGGGCAGATCCTGCTCGACGGCGAGGACGTGACGCGCCTGCCGGTGTCGCAGAAGACCCGGCGCGGCATCGGCCGCGCGTTCCAGCTGACCAGCCTGTTCCCGCAGCTGTCGGTGCTGGAGAACGTGCGGCTGGCGGTGCAGGCGCGGCAGCAGCGCGGCATCGACCTGTTCTCGATGTGGTCGCGCCAGCCAGACCTGCAGGCGCAGGCCATGGCCATCCTGGAACGCGTGGCGCTGGCCGGCAAGCGCCACCTGGCGGTGGCATCGCTGCCGCACGGCGACCAGCGCAAGCTGGAGGTCGGCATCCTGCTCGCGCTGCAGCCGCGCGTGTTCATGTTCGACGAACCCACCGCGGGCATGAGCGTCGACGAAGTGCCGGTGATCCTGGACCTGATCCGCGAGCTCCGCCAGGACCGCAGCAAGACCGTGCTGCTGGTCGAACACAAGATGGACGTGGTGCGCTCGCTGGCCGACCGCATCATCGTGCTGCACAACGGCACGCTGGTGGCCGATGGCGATCCCGCCGGGGTGATCGCATCGCCGGTGGTGCAGCAGGCCTACCTGGGCCTGCCGGAAGAGGAGGGCAGCCATGGCTGA
- a CDS encoding ABC transporter ATP-binding protein translates to MAEVTTAEPILQLQDVQTHIGPYHILHGVSFAVPRGGVTMLLGRNGAGKTTTLRTIMGLWQASAGTVSFNGADITRHSTPAIAQAGIAYVPENMSVFSDLTVAENMRLAARSGAIDARRLDWVFRMFPALKTFWHQRAGVLSGGQKQMLSVARAIIEPRQLLIVDEPTKGLAPAIIQNMIHVFRELKQTEVSILLVEQNFHMAKSVGDTVAVMDDGRIVHTGTMAALAEDEALQQRLLGLSLAAHQ, encoded by the coding sequence ATGGCTGAGGTGACCACGGCGGAGCCGATCCTGCAACTGCAGGACGTGCAGACCCATATCGGCCCTTACCACATCCTGCACGGCGTCAGCTTCGCGGTGCCGCGCGGCGGCGTGACCATGCTGCTGGGGCGCAACGGCGCCGGCAAGACCACCACGCTGCGCACCATCATGGGCCTGTGGCAGGCCAGCGCCGGCACTGTCAGCTTCAACGGCGCCGACATCACCCGCCACAGCACGCCGGCGATCGCGCAGGCCGGCATTGCCTACGTGCCCGAGAACATGAGCGTGTTCTCCGACCTGACCGTGGCCGAGAACATGCGCCTGGCGGCCCGCAGCGGTGCCATCGACGCACGCCGGCTGGACTGGGTATTCCGCATGTTCCCGGCGCTGAAGACCTTCTGGCACCAGCGCGCCGGGGTGCTGTCGGGCGGGCAGAAGCAGATGCTGTCGGTGGCGCGCGCCATCATCGAGCCGCGCCAGCTGCTGATCGTCGACGAGCCGACCAAGGGGCTGGCGCCGGCGATCATCCAGAACATGATCCATGTGTTCCGCGAGCTCAAGCAGACCGAGGTCTCGATCCTGCTGGTGGAGCAGAACTTCCATATGGCGAAGTCGGTGGGCGATACGGTGGCGGTGATGGACGATGGCCGCATCGTGCATACCGGCACGATGGCGGCGCTGGCGGAGGACGAGGCATTGCAGCAGCGGCTGCTGGGGCTGTCGCTGGCGGCGCACCAGTAG